The following proteins come from a genomic window of Bradyrhizobium paxllaeri:
- the aroB gene encoding 3-dehydroquinate synthase has protein sequence MTAPLKHSADITVDVALGDRAHDIVIGRGVLETLGARVAALRPGVRTAIVTDRTVAKHWLEPTERSLSEAGIPTSRVIVEEGEISKTYAGLEKVSEALIAAKIERNDLVIALGGGVVGDLAGFAAAILRRGVDFVQVPTSLLAQVDSSVGGKTGINSPQGKNLLGAFHQPVLVIADTSVLDTLSPRQFRSGYAEVAKYGVLGDEAFFTWLDANHADIFSGGAAREHAIATSCRAKAAIVSRDERENGERALLNLGHTFGHALEAATGFSDRLFHGEGVAIGMVLAAEFSAQLGMISAADAARVERHLASVGLPTHLQDIAGFAQEGLADADALMALMAQDKKVKRGKLTFILLQAIGRAVVANDVEPALVRDFLQQKLSG, from the coding sequence TCGGCGACCGCGCCCATGACATCGTCATCGGCCGCGGCGTGCTGGAGACGCTCGGCGCGCGCGTCGCCGCGCTGCGCCCGGGCGTGCGCACCGCCATCGTCACCGACCGTACCGTGGCAAAGCATTGGCTGGAGCCGACCGAGCGTTCGCTCAGCGAGGCCGGCATTCCGACCTCGCGCGTCATCGTCGAGGAAGGCGAGATATCGAAAACCTATGCCGGTCTCGAGAAGGTCTCGGAAGCGCTGATCGCGGCGAAGATCGAGCGCAACGATCTGGTGATCGCGCTCGGCGGCGGCGTGGTTGGCGATCTCGCCGGCTTCGCGGCGGCGATCCTGCGCCGCGGCGTCGATTTCGTGCAGGTGCCGACCTCGCTACTGGCGCAGGTGGATTCGTCCGTCGGCGGCAAGACCGGCATCAATTCGCCGCAGGGCAAGAACCTGCTCGGCGCGTTTCATCAGCCAGTGCTGGTGATCGCGGATACCTCCGTGCTCGACACCCTGTCGCCGCGCCAGTTCCGCTCCGGCTACGCCGAAGTCGCCAAATATGGCGTGCTCGGCGACGAAGCCTTTTTCACCTGGCTCGATGCCAACCACGCCGACATCTTCTCCGGAGGCGCGGCGCGCGAGCACGCCATCGCGACCTCCTGCCGCGCCAAGGCCGCGATCGTCTCCCGCGACGAGCGCGAAAATGGCGAGCGCGCGCTGCTCAACCTCGGCCATACGTTCGGCCATGCGCTGGAGGCCGCGACCGGCTTTTCCGATCGCCTGTTCCATGGCGAAGGCGTTGCCATCGGCATGGTGCTGGCGGCGGAGTTTTCCGCTCAACTCGGCATGATCTCGGCGGCCGACGCTGCCCGCGTCGAGCGTCACCTTGCGTCCGTCGGCCTGCCGACCCATTTGCAGGACATCGCGGGCTTTGCCCAGGAGGGGCTTGCGGATGCCGACGCGCTGATGGCGCTGATGGCGCAGGACAAGAAGGTCAAGCGCGGCAAGCTGACCTTCATCCTGCTGCAGGCGATCGGCCGCGCGGTGGTGGCAAACGACGTGGAGCCGGCGCTGGTGCGCGATTTCCTGCAACAGAAGTTGTCGGGATGA
- a CDS encoding hemolysin family protein, with product MSSTASNLLLAILLLAANAFYVAAEFALVKSRGFRIRAMVEQDRFGARLLHGMMGNIEAYLACCQLGITMASLGLGWVGEPTVAALLEPLLIPLGMSERTLHFVSFLAGFLIFSSLHIVIGEQVPKTFAIRQPMPVSQWIAYPLHLSYLVFWPLNWLLNSASRGILRMFGVQESSQHEILTDSEIEGLVEESAVHGGIESGEAEYIHNVFRFGDLAVSDVMVHRTAMMMINADLPPEDLVREVLATEYTRIPLWRDKPENIIGVLHAKDLLRAIRASEGDMSRINVSAIMLPPWFVPEMRPLSEQLKAFRRRKTHFALVVDEYGEVEGMVTLEDILEEIVGDISDEHDVVVAGVRVQADGSVVVDGSVPIRDLNRAMNWHLPDEEATTVAGLVIHEARSIPERGQNFTFHGCRFRVLRRERNRITALKITPLPREAEGEDPKPKRAGTAF from the coding sequence ATGAGTTCGACCGCGTCCAATCTGCTGCTCGCGATTCTGTTGCTCGCCGCCAACGCGTTTTACGTGGCCGCCGAGTTTGCGCTGGTCAAGAGCCGCGGCTTTCGCATCCGGGCGATGGTCGAGCAGGACCGCTTCGGCGCGCGCCTGTTGCACGGCATGATGGGCAATATCGAGGCCTATCTCGCCTGCTGCCAGCTCGGCATCACCATGGCCTCGCTCGGCCTCGGCTGGGTCGGCGAACCCACGGTTGCGGCGCTGCTGGAGCCGCTGCTGATCCCGCTCGGCATGTCGGAACGTACCCTGCACTTCGTGTCGTTCCTGGCCGGCTTTCTGATATTCTCCTCGCTGCACATCGTGATCGGCGAGCAGGTGCCAAAGACGTTTGCGATCAGGCAGCCGATGCCGGTCTCGCAATGGATCGCCTATCCGCTGCATCTGTCCTACCTGGTTTTCTGGCCGCTGAACTGGCTACTCAATAGCGCCTCGCGCGGGATCCTGCGCATGTTCGGCGTGCAGGAATCCTCGCAGCATGAAATCCTCACCGATTCCGAGATCGAGGGACTGGTGGAGGAATCCGCCGTGCATGGCGGGATTGAGAGCGGCGAGGCCGAGTACATTCACAACGTCTTCCGCTTCGGCGATCTCGCCGTATCCGACGTCATGGTCCATCGCACCGCTATGATGATGATCAACGCCGATCTGCCACCCGAAGACCTGGTGCGCGAGGTGCTGGCGACCGAGTACACTCGCATTCCGCTGTGGCGCGACAAGCCCGAAAACATCATCGGCGTGCTGCACGCCAAGGATCTGTTGCGCGCGATCCGCGCCTCCGAAGGCGATATGTCGCGCATCAACGTATCGGCGATCATGCTGCCGCCCTGGTTCGTGCCGGAGATGCGGCCTTTGTCCGAACAGTTGAAGGCGTTCCGCCGCCGCAAGACCCACTTCGCGCTCGTCGTCGACGAGTACGGCGAGGTCGAAGGCATGGTGACGCTGGAAGATATCCTGGAGGAGATCGTCGGCGATATTTCCGACGAGCATGACGTCGTGGTTGCTGGCGTCCGCGTTCAGGCCGACGGCTCCGTGGTGGTGGATGGTTCGGTGCCGATCCGCGATCTCAACCGCGCCATGAACTGGCATCTGCCCGACGAGGAGGCGACCACGGTGGCGGGCCTCGTGATCCACGAAGCGCGCTCGATCCCCGAACGCGGCCAGAATTTCACCTTCCATGGCTGCCGTTTCCGCGTGTTGCGCCGCGAGCGCAACCGCATCACCGCGCTGAAGATCACGCCGCTGCCGCGCGAAGCCGAGGGGGAAGATCCGAAACCGAAGCGGGCGGGGACGGCGTTCTAG